A genomic segment from Clostridium pasteurianum BC1 encodes:
- a CDS encoding NUDIX hydrolase: MRLEEETVCEKSLYKGNVIELLLQKVKLQNGKYSSKEIVRHPGGVAIIAFKDKDTILMVEQFRKPLETVLIELPAGKLESGENTEQCGRRELEEETGYKANNFKYLGKIATSPGFCNEYIYFYKAEDLYEGKIGGDEDEFINIKEVKTKDVKEMIIKGAIIDAKTISAFMYL, encoded by the coding sequence ATGAGACTAGAAGAAGAAACTGTATGTGAGAAGAGCTTATATAAAGGTAACGTAATAGAATTGCTTTTACAAAAGGTTAAGCTTCAAAATGGTAAATATTCAAGTAAAGAGATAGTAAGGCATCCTGGTGGAGTTGCTATTATAGCTTTTAAAGATAAAGATACAATACTTATGGTGGAACAATTTAGGAAGCCCTTGGAAACAGTACTGATTGAACTTCCGGCTGGTAAACTTGAATCTGGTGAGAATACAGAACAATGTGGAAGGCGAGAACTTGAAGAAGAAACGGGATATAAGGCAAATAATTTTAAATATTTAGGAAAGATTGCCACGTCTCCGGGTTTTTGCAATGAATATATTTATTTTTATAAAGCTGAAGATTTATACGAAGGTAAAATTGGTGGAGATGAAGATGAATTTATAAATATTAAAGAGGTAAAGACTAAAGATGTAAAAGAAATGATAATAAAAGGTGCTATAATAGATGCAAAAACTATAAGTGCTTTTATGTATTTATAG
- a CDS encoding DUF2127 domain-containing protein, with protein sequence MIFSNGVLKIKKNNKNNIFHKGFEIGILLKGVDAILQIIGGILLIFLNPNRLNKLVVLLTQHELSEDPRDIIANFFIKSSLRFNLSTQHFGVFYLISHGIIKLILVVLLWRKKTFAYPLTILSLTLFIIYQIYGYMLNHSVGLIVLTIFDIIMIILTSIEYQNIKNKLYK encoded by the coding sequence ATGATATTTAGTAATGGGGTGTTGAAAATTAAAAAAAATAACAAAAATAATATATTTCACAAAGGTTTTGAAATTGGAATATTGCTAAAAGGAGTAGATGCAATACTACAAATTATAGGTGGAATTTTACTAATATTTTTGAATCCAAATAGATTAAATAAATTAGTTGTTTTATTAACGCAGCATGAATTGTCAGAAGATCCAAGAGATATTATTGCAAATTTTTTTATAAAGTCAAGTTTAAGGTTTAATTTAAGTACTCAGCACTTCGGTGTTTTTTATTTAATATCTCATGGAATAATAAAGCTGATTCTTGTTGTTCTATTGTGGAGGAAAAAGACCTTTGCTTATCCACTTACTATATTATCTTTAACTTTATTCATTATCTATCAAATTTATGGCTATATGCTTAATCATTCTGTGGGACTTATAGTATTAACAATTTTTGATATTATAATGATAATATTAACATCTATAGAGTACCAAAATATTAAAAATAAACTTTATAAATAG
- a CDS encoding YetF domain-containing protein, with protein MFEPLNIVLRVFSALIFLFAATKFLNKRSLSNLTYFDYIAATILGTIAGNLAFNVKIHILNFILSIILVTLIISLVSYFSLKYKSFRKFFAGESTILIKNGKILKENLTSLNYSYDYLNQQLRQEKVFDICQVEFAILETSGKLSVQLKPQNCPLTSQSLYLSTKHENLAIELVLEGKVIEKNLKQNSLTQQWLYKELKKKGIENIKEVAFAALSTNGNFYVNLYHD; from the coding sequence TTGTTTGAACCCTTAAATATAGTATTACGAGTGTTTTCAGCCCTCATATTTCTTTTTGCAGCTACTAAATTTTTAAATAAAAGAAGTTTATCTAACCTAACTTATTTTGACTATATTGCAGCTACTATTCTTGGAACCATAGCAGGCAATCTAGCTTTTAACGTAAAAATACATATTTTAAATTTTATTCTTTCCATTATACTTGTAACATTAATTATATCATTAGTATCTTATTTTTCTCTAAAATATAAGTCTTTTCGTAAATTTTTTGCTGGAGAATCAACTATTTTAATTAAAAATGGGAAAATTTTAAAGGAAAATTTGACTAGCTTAAACTATTCTTATGATTACCTAAATCAACAACTAAGACAGGAAAAAGTGTTTGATATTTGCCAAGTTGAATTTGCTATCCTTGAAACTAGTGGAAAGCTAAGTGTTCAACTAAAACCTCAAAACTGTCCATTAACCTCACAATCACTTTATTTATCAACAAAACATGAAAATCTTGCAATTGAACTAGTCTTAGAAGGAAAAGTTATAGAAAAAAATCTAAAACAAAATAGCTTAACGCAACAATGGCTCTATAAAGAATTAAAGAAAAAAGGAATTGAAAACATAAAAGAAGTAGCCTTTGCTGCATTGTCCACTAATGGTAACTTTTATGTTAATCTTTATCATGATTAA
- a CDS encoding DUF2127 domain-containing protein, producing MMLNDELLENKKINKKNNILHKSFEIGILLKGIDSIFQMIGGILLVFLNPHRLNKIVVLLTQHELSKNPRDTIANFIVKSSLGFNLSAQHFAVFYLISHGVIKLILVTMLLKKKMFAYPLTIFSLALFIVYQIYRYSHRHSPLLIGLTIFDIIMIILTFMEYQNVKNKVYE from the coding sequence ATGATGTTGAACGATGAGCTATTAGAAAACAAAAAAATTAATAAAAAAAATAATATACTCCACAAAAGTTTTGAAATAGGAATATTATTAAAAGGAATTGATTCAATATTTCAAATGATAGGTGGAATTTTACTGGTATTTTTAAATCCCCATAGATTAAATAAAATAGTTGTTTTATTAACGCAACATGAATTATCAAAAAATCCAAGAGATACCATTGCAAACTTTATTGTTAAATCGAGTTTAGGATTTAATTTAAGTGCTCAGCATTTTGCTGTTTTTTATTTGATTTCTCATGGGGTAATAAAGTTAATACTTGTTACTATGTTGTTGAAGAAAAAGATGTTTGCTTATCCACTTACCATATTTTCTTTAGCTCTATTCATTGTTTATCAAATATATCGTTATTCACATAGGCATTCCCCATTGCTTATAGGATTAACAATTTTCGATATTATAATGATAATATTAACATTTATGGAATACCAGAATGTTAAAAATAAAGTTTATGAATAA
- a CDS encoding DMT family transporter, whose product MKNTILGSIYLALAASIWGGMYVVVKIVVSVIPPLELVWMRYLVAIVALLAIGLITRQKWRIDKRHFLIIIAIGIIGNAISIVTQETGTMLSSAQMGAIITSSTPAFMVIFARLLLKERLTLKKGLSVCLATIGVFLIVGGGHVNLSSKLGGISLLIAALTWALMSVLVKRVPSNYSQIVVTTYSILVSLIVLTPFVLPRLHAINISQLIHPTIWGGVLYLGIISTACGFLLWNRGLQMLNASSGGLFFFFQPVVGTLLGWLILGENIGVTFWIGAILILTGVLFVIIEKK is encoded by the coding sequence ATGAAAAACACCATATTAGGTTCTATATATTTAGCTTTAGCTGCCAGTATTTGGGGTGGCATGTACGTTGTTGTTAAAATTGTAGTATCAGTCATACCTCCACTGGAACTTGTGTGGATGCGATATTTAGTGGCTATTGTCGCACTTCTCGCTATCGGCTTAATAACACGACAAAAATGGCGAATCGATAAACGTCATTTCTTAATAATCATAGCCATTGGAATAATTGGTAACGCGATTTCAATTGTTACACAGGAAACTGGTACAATGCTATCCTCAGCACAAATGGGAGCCATTATTACTTCTTCAACACCAGCATTTATGGTTATTTTTGCTCGCTTACTCCTTAAAGAACGGTTGACGTTAAAAAAGGGACTCTCCGTTTGTTTAGCGACAATTGGGGTTTTTCTCATTGTTGGAGGCGGTCATGTGAATTTGTCTAGTAAACTTGGTGGTATCTCACTGCTTATTGCTGCTTTGACATGGGCACTCATGTCTGTACTTGTAAAGCGCGTGCCGAGTAATTATTCACAAATTGTAGTAACGACGTATTCCATCTTGGTATCCCTAATCGTGTTGACACCTTTTGTTTTGCCACGGTTACACGCAATTAATATCTCACAACTGATTCATCCGACCATTTGGGGAGGAGTCTTGTATTTGGGTATTATATCAACCGCATGTGGATTTTTACTTTGGAATCGTGGATTACAAATGCTTAACGCCTCAAGTGGAGGGCTATTTTTCTTCTTTCAACCCGTGGTTGGGACATTACTCGGATGGCTTATTCTAGGAGAGAACATAGGTGTAACATTTTGGATAGGCGCCATCCTAATTCTTACTGGTGTTTTATTCGTTATCATTGAGAAAAAATAG
- a CDS encoding IS4 family transposase, which yields MLNNQEYITAELGKMLYEILPISSKKLKNLVYIVLGILLSKSVIISEISEKLKDYYTEANEESKIKRIYRFFSSSTIKSDYLYYNFIDEIMINYIKRSTTNKLVVIFDHTTLEDKFLILKFSLKVGKRAVPLWYKIFEYNEKDNKNFKHIKQGIEEIKDLISSYNYEVVLLADRGFKSIDLFKFINKIGWKYCIRCTNDMLVNIEGKEKIKYLRDIKTLKKGVKKFNGILLSAEKYRCNLAVCKAEEAADTWYIVTNLDSKNAVNEYKKRFIIEEMFRDLKSSGFNMEDTWTNSLIYFENLYLCLCIAYTWMIILGADCSKNKKSKIIGATKKIRNKIVRIYSLFSSGLTWFNRCYDSNRKKYALKFNLILYDI from the coding sequence ATGCTTAACAATCAAGAATATATTACCGCAGAATTAGGAAAAATGCTATATGAGATTTTACCCATATCATCCAAGAAACTAAAAAATTTAGTATATATTGTTTTGGGAATATTGTTATCAAAATCAGTTATAATCTCAGAAATATCAGAAAAGCTAAAGGATTACTATACAGAAGCCAATGAAGAAAGTAAAATAAAAAGAATTTATAGATTTTTTTCAAGTTCAACAATAAAGTCAGACTACCTATATTATAATTTTATCGATGAAATTATGATAAATTATATAAAAAGAAGTACCACTAATAAACTGGTTGTAATATTTGACCATACAACACTGGAAGATAAATTTTTAATACTTAAATTTTCGCTGAAAGTGGGAAAAAGAGCAGTTCCACTATGGTATAAAATATTTGAATATAATGAAAAAGATAATAAAAATTTCAAACATATAAAACAGGGAATAGAAGAGATTAAGGATCTTATAAGTTCATATAATTATGAAGTTGTATTGCTGGCAGATAGAGGTTTTAAGAGTATAGATTTATTTAAGTTTATAAATAAAATAGGATGGAAATATTGTATAAGATGTACCAATGATATGCTTGTAAATATAGAAGGGAAAGAAAAAATAAAATACCTTAGAGATATAAAAACTCTAAAAAAAGGCGTAAAAAAGTTTAATGGAATTTTACTAAGTGCTGAAAAATATAGATGCAATTTAGCAGTTTGTAAGGCAGAAGAAGCAGCGGATACCTGGTATATAGTAACCAATCTTGATAGTAAGAATGCTGTTAATGAATATAAGAAAAGATTTATTATAGAAGAAATGTTTAGAGATTTAAAATCCAGTGGCTTCAATATGGAAGATACATGGACAAACAGTCTTATATATTTTGAAAACTTATATTTATGCTTATGTATAGCATATACATGGATGATAATATTAGGAGCAGATTGTTCTAAGAATAAGAAGAGTAAGATAATAGGCGCAACTAAAAAGATAAGAAATAAAATAGTTAGAATATACAGCTTATTCAGCAGTGGATTGACATGGTTTAACAGATGTTATGATTCTAATAGAAAAAAATATGCCTTAAAATTTAATTTGATACTTTATGACATCTAA
- a CDS encoding phage terminase small subunit P27 family, with protein MERASKPVDLQASHLTKEEIQQRKQAEQKLKGNDDLVYKPPRHLSKDEKKLYKFLVQELQASGILNNLDITILETTVDAIVRMQECKKILDEHGLVTPKSDGTFVRNPASTIYKDYNAIFNKCCMEIGFSPSARAKLSVMNVKKEQDKQDPLLQILSGDSNG; from the coding sequence ATGGAAAGAGCATCAAAACCAGTCGATTTACAAGCATCTCATTTGACAAAAGAAGAAATTCAACAAAGAAAACAAGCAGAACAAAAATTGAAAGGTAATGATGACTTAGTTTATAAGCCACCAAGACACCTTTCTAAGGATGAAAAAAAATTATATAAATTTTTAGTACAAGAATTACAAGCCAGTGGAATATTGAATAATTTGGATATAACAATATTAGAAACCACAGTAGATGCAATTGTAAGGATGCAAGAATGTAAAAAAATATTAGATGAACATGGATTAGTAACACCAAAATCAGATGGAACATTTGTTAGAAATCCTGCAAGTACAATTTATAAAGATTATAATGCAATATTTAATAAATGTTGTATGGAAATTGGTTTTAGTCCTTCTGCAAGGGCGAAATTATCAGTCATGAACGTTAAAAAAGAACAGGATAAACAAGATCCATTGCTTCAAATATTAAGTGGTGATTCAAATGGATAA